Proteins from a single region of Candidatus Babeliales bacterium:
- the acpS gene encoding holo-ACP synthase: MILAIGIDSVECARFAHWHQYSLKCLSSIFTSEEIAYCLNNEKKQQERLAARFAAKEAFYKAWSTAFLQEKIPLRKIMRNTEVIKNPNGSAGLSIHLPEISIIVEKSQIKFHLSLTHTNHYATAFVILEKNTK, translated from the coding sequence ATGATTCTCGCCATTGGGATCGATTCTGTAGAATGTGCAAGATTTGCTCATTGGCATCAATATTCTTTAAAGTGTTTATCTTCAATATTTACCTCCGAAGAAATAGCTTATTGTTTGAACAATGAAAAAAAACAACAAGAGCGGCTTGCTGCACGCTTTGCCGCTAAAGAAGCTTTTTATAAAGCATGGAGCACGGCCTTTCTGCAAGAAAAAATCCCTTTAAGAAAAATTATGCGAAATACAGAAGTTATTAAAAATCCTAATGGATCAGCAGGACTTTCAATTCATTTACCAGAAATTTCAATAATTGTAGAAAAAAGTCAAATTAAATTTCATCTTTCGCTTACACATACTAATCATTATGCAACTGCTTTTGTTATTTTAGAAAAAAATACGAAGTAG
- a CDS encoding ankyrin repeat domain-containing protein: MEIRNFIKVIFIFSFIAATQSYLNGQEKQNKDYLSKLPIELKRCIVNQLVNLNDIGSSLEDLSSFAKVNKEFNKFINNRESVEKLAEYFEESLKIFELSPIFLLTACIPKARNFLLKKTTEEKEKNATEFKAQLFRIFFGSTAIKKLNLQEKHILNMIKILFKLKSDFDVNFQAIGNNTFLMWAVRYNFLELVKFLLAQPNININLKNSRELTALGIAKTKNAQDIISLLEQAQKKIEK; the protein is encoded by the coding sequence TTGGAAATCCGAAATTTTATTAAAGTTATTTTTATTTTTAGCTTTATTGCTGCTACGCAATCTTATTTAAATGGGCAAGAAAAACAAAACAAAGATTATTTAAGTAAATTGCCGATTGAGTTAAAGCGATGCATTGTTAATCAATTAGTTAATCTAAATGATATTGGATCATCTCTTGAAGATTTATCTTCCTTTGCTAAAGTTAACAAGGAATTTAATAAGTTTATAAATAATCGAGAATCAGTTGAAAAATTAGCAGAATATTTTGAAGAATCATTAAAAATATTTGAATTATCTCCAATTTTTCTTCTTACCGCATGTATTCCTAAAGCTCGAAATTTTTTATTGAAGAAGACTACAGAAGAAAAAGAAAAAAATGCAACAGAATTTAAAGCACAGTTGTTTAGAATTTTTTTTGGTTCAACTGCTATAAAAAAATTAAACTTACAGGAAAAACATATACTCAATATGATAAAAATTCTTTTTAAGTTAAAAAGTGACTTTGATGTCAATTTTCAAGCTATTGGTAATAATACCTTTTTAATGTGGGCTGTGCGCTATAATTTCCTCGAATTGGTCAAATTTTTATTAGCGCAGCCAAATATTAATATTAATTTAAAAAATTCTCGTGAATTAACTGCATTAGGTATTGCAAAAACAAAAAACGCTCAGGATATTATTTCATTGCTAGAACAAGCACAAAAAAAAATTGAGAAATAA
- a CDS encoding ankyrin repeat domain-containing protein: MKFFNNKLIVLFFLVVLTFSISSVETEESCQGISFEGLPLEIQQKIVSLLVGTEDFGQSLKCLKNISQVNRQLNELIGDSRALSAIITSLQEKDEKLATLPFDALMLLFSSELAGARSYFLNKFAADKKKYGEEIAEIFLLENIEPVLFQTFESGVLKDLKLDENQIINLMQFVLLSLGFDINTGTVQFNGNRLLHYAAEYNLPKVAEFILKQPGINVELRNNDFKTALDIAEEKGNQEIVKAIYKAKPSKVIVIEE, translated from the coding sequence ATGAAGTTTTTTAATAATAAATTAATTGTTTTATTTTTTCTTGTTGTTTTAACTTTTTCTATTTCCTCAGTGGAAACTGAAGAAAGTTGCCAGGGTATTAGCTTTGAGGGTTTACCTCTAGAAATTCAACAAAAAATTGTCTCATTACTCGTTGGTACAGAAGATTTTGGTCAATCACTTAAATGCTTAAAAAATATTTCACAGGTCAATAGGCAATTGAATGAATTAATTGGAGATTCAAGAGCGTTAAGTGCAATTATAACTAGTTTGCAAGAAAAGGATGAAAAGCTTGCAACTCTACCATTTGATGCTTTAATGCTGTTGTTTTCATCAGAACTTGCAGGAGCACGTTCATATTTTCTGAATAAATTTGCTGCCGATAAAAAGAAATATGGGGAAGAGATTGCAGAAATATTCCTTCTTGAAAACATAGAACCAGTATTATTTCAAACTTTTGAATCGGGAGTACTAAAAGATTTAAAATTAGATGAAAATCAAATTATAAATCTCATGCAGTTTGTTTTATTAAGTTTGGGCTTTGATATTAACACTGGAACCGTGCAATTTAACGGCAATCGATTGCTCCACTATGCTGCAGAATATAATTTACCAAAAGTAGCAGAATTTATATTAAAGCAGCCAGGCATCAATGTAGAACTGAGAAATAATGACTTTAAAACAGCGTTAGATATTGCAGAGGAAAAAGGGAATCAAGAGATTGTGAAAGCAATCTATAAAGCAAAACCTAGTAAGGTAATTGTTATAGAAGAATAA
- a CDS encoding ankyrin repeat domain-containing protein: MKFFNKQLIVLFFLAVLTISINAMEAEKYEQCEVGLFEGLPSETKEKIATFLASSDNFGQALKCLANLSQVNKQWHEMLNDKRTLKAIAKALDNKDKKYFLSVDKWIFLLAAELPGARKYLLEQHSIFGEYIIKRHLEGGLLQVFSLGMIKGLQLTEDQIVNLIRLLLNLGMDINSTGIDNNTLLHYAAKYNLPKVVSFILAQSNIDINIIEYDEAQTALDIAKEKGYQEIVKLIEQAEVKK, translated from the coding sequence ATGAAATTTTTTAATAAGCAGTTAATTGTTTTGTTTTTTCTTGCAGTTTTAACCATTTCTATCAATGCTATGGAGGCAGAGAAATACGAGCAATGTGAAGTGGGGCTTTTTGAAGGATTGCCTTCAGAGACAAAAGAAAAAATAGCAACTTTTCTTGCTAGTTCCGATAATTTTGGTCAAGCACTTAAGTGTTTAGCCAATCTTTCCCAAGTCAATAAGCAATGGCATGAAATGCTGAATGATAAAAGAACACTCAAGGCAATTGCAAAAGCTTTGGATAATAAGGATAAAAAATATTTTCTTTCTGTGGATAAATGGATTTTCTTGCTTGCTGCAGAATTGCCAGGAGCTCGTAAATATCTTTTAGAGCAACACAGTATTTTTGGGGAATATATTATTAAACGGCATCTAGAAGGTGGATTACTTCAAGTTTTTTCATTAGGTATGATAAAAGGTTTACAATTAACTGAAGATCAAATTGTTAATCTTATAAGACTTCTTTTAAATTTAGGTATGGATATTAACTCTACTGGAATAGATAATAATACATTATTACATTATGCAGCAAAGTATAATTTACCTAAAGTTGTTAGTTTTATTCTAGCGCAATCAAATATTGATATTAATATTATTGAATATGATGAAGCACAAACAGCGTTAGATATAGCCAAAGAAAAAGGATATCAAGAAATTGTGAAATTAATAGAGCAAGCAGAAGTGAAAAAATAG
- a CDS encoding SpoIID/LytB domain-containing protein gives MKKNLVFLSIIFLHCSILKPWLRLPATLSPAFKKKVSAQSVSAVRILIQKFSDLQSVEITSLKGFTVKTNLDRYPQPTLKITFKNNALYLNNKKQVGDRIFIIPKNGLFSLQSSAYQGSLEIKVNNGEALLINHISLEDYIYSVLKTESWPGWPLEVNKVLAVACRTYAVRMILEAQSVKRLYDMTNNNTHQTYSGHHTTDILKQAVTQTKGIIISDGNEPILAMFDSCCGNILPSKTTHFDFSKAQYLARNYKCSYCKKYPIYSWQAEFPLTEFLQKVCPDWQNRRIAKVFLKKDNAGIVKEVILKSGNQKKLIDGSIFYATFKEIKSYCFDVYKKNNMVRIKGRGYGHHIGLCQWGACEMIKRGFNYKRVLLFYYPKTVLTSIEQNSF, from the coding sequence ATGAAAAAAAATTTAGTATTTCTATCCATTATATTTTTGCATTGTTCAATATTGAAGCCTTGGTTACGATTACCAGCAACCCTTTCTCCCGCTTTTAAAAAAAAGGTAAGCGCGCAAAGCGTTTCAGCAGTAAGAATACTCATCCAAAAATTTTCTGATTTACAATCAGTTGAAATTACGAGTTTAAAAGGATTTACAGTCAAAACCAATTTAGATCGTTATCCACAACCTACTTTGAAAATTACTTTTAAAAATAATGCTCTTTACCTTAATAACAAAAAACAAGTTGGCGATCGTATTTTTATAATACCAAAAAATGGTCTTTTTTCTTTACAATCAAGCGCTTACCAAGGGTCGCTTGAAATAAAAGTTAATAATGGTGAAGCATTATTAATCAATCACATTTCATTAGAAGATTATATTTATTCAGTATTAAAAACCGAAAGTTGGCCGGGTTGGCCCTTAGAAGTAAATAAAGTTCTTGCCGTTGCATGCCGTACCTATGCAGTACGCATGATATTAGAAGCACAATCAGTAAAAAGATTGTATGATATGACTAATAATAATACCCATCAAACGTATAGTGGTCATCACACTACTGATATTTTAAAACAAGCAGTTACACAAACAAAAGGTATTATTATCTCTGATGGCAATGAACCAATTCTTGCGATGTTTGATTCATGTTGCGGCAACATTCTTCCTTCAAAAACAACGCACTTTGATTTTTCAAAAGCTCAGTATCTTGCCCGCAATTATAAATGTAGTTACTGCAAAAAATATCCAATTTATTCTTGGCAAGCAGAATTTCCACTTACTGAATTTCTCCAAAAAGTATGTCCTGATTGGCAAAATCGAAGAATTGCAAAAGTTTTTTTAAAAAAAGATAATGCTGGTATCGTAAAAGAAGTTATTTTAAAGTCTGGCAACCAAAAAAAATTAATTGATGGCTCTATATTTTACGCTACATTCAAAGAGATAAAAAGTTATTGTTTTGATGTTTATAAAAAAAATAATATGGTCAGAATAAAAGGGCGTGGTTATGGTCACCATATCGGTTTATGCCAATGGGGCGCATGCGAGATGATTAAAAGAGGTTTCAATTATAAACGCGTGTTGCTCTTTTATTACCCAAAAACAGTACTTACTTCAATTGAGCAAAACTCTTTTTAA
- a CDS encoding metal-dependent hydrolase, protein MSNHKGHIGGGIVAYIITFCGIIAFSSFTGKFPTIFACATNTLLIQTPELLANIEYAVRMYIPPIIEILQAFLKVCWPWLIIVTEWFLFSLAGAMFPDVDIKSKSQKYLYSFLLLMVLVLIGKKQFKVVALLSAISFMPIFSNHRGLFHRLWFVIALPFGLWCWISILFPYLSTPLFYNMLFFIGGAISHLWLDMGLRKMLRI, encoded by the coding sequence ATGTCAAACCATAAAGGTCATATTGGTGGTGGAATTGTTGCTTATATTATTACTTTTTGCGGTATTATTGCTTTTTCATCATTCACCGGAAAATTTCCAACTATATTTGCTTGTGCTACTAATACGCTTTTAATCCAAACACCAGAACTCTTGGCAAATATTGAATACGCAGTACGTATGTATATCCCACCAATCATTGAAATTTTACAGGCATTTTTAAAAGTCTGTTGGCCATGGCTCATTATTGTTACTGAATGGTTTTTATTTTCCCTTGCGGGCGCAATGTTCCCTGATGTTGATATTAAAAGCAAATCACAGAAATATTTATATTCTTTTTTGTTACTAATGGTTCTTGTGCTAATCGGTAAAAAACAATTTAAAGTAGTTGCTCTATTAAGCGCAATATCATTTATGCCTATCTTTTCTAACCACCGCGGCTTATTTCATCGCTTATGGTTTGTCATCGCTCTGCCATTTGGCTTGTGGTGTTGGATAAGTATTTTATTCCCTTATTTAAGCACACCATTATTTTATAACATGTTATTTTTTATTGGGGGAGCGATCTCCCATCTCTGGCTTGATATGGGTCTGCGAAAAATGCTGCGCATTTAG
- a CDS encoding DUF2339 domain-containing protein, translated as MMNVWAKIKLFLNKQEKEAAPNGNIPEDFIAEKKTKWPILEVKIGSFLLPILGLAIFLIGIGYLLKFVIEQHLLNPSLILGMLITTASLLLFLGEYFRNQYPRLIVGSTISSLILFYSAWYLGITTTTLLSEWWVFILEILTMVTGLFLSIRYQSNLIGLFALFGGFLMPLIVHPVLVRPLYLISYLSLLGFIASLFSAIKNWVSYSYVSLFFLIWYYHRFIFSMSGLYQVIFILNIWLLYTIIPYLSSFFIQSKIQIRNVLLIILSSLFTIFALYLLLCHKKSYITILKSLSDQSILNYLLIFFAGIYFGLFGILYFYARHSRSLIYKLSLLFNTLQFLASGSTIYSILISFSGYYQNAMLSFFAVLLLALSFMVNLRLMRVIPYIIWIYVGYHLATLLLYRWPALITLNEINISIGIIVISLLSAIWLSRRYKMYLTGYEMRASGLLEIGLIFVIIYWLHTKVWQSPYHILGLAFFSLLVFLIGIYDQRKIIRQCAYMVFGLSLFYFGLVYFFHNLVNPYWIIRLNILFLVFTIISFTYCYAVRKWFSVFGAKEYQIITIASDVGAAFFIFSWIRALIIINFDELSMHSSFFAKRLMGYSMKNDKLVRTEFTNILLIIYYIFYSIALIFIGLWQKSSQIRILGLTIIGFTVIRLLYMIMQSTHLIYKIIAFLVVGGLLIFASYLYNKIKKD; from the coding sequence ATGATGAATGTATGGGCAAAAATCAAACTCTTCTTAAATAAACAAGAAAAAGAAGCAGCGCCGAATGGCAATATACCAGAAGATTTTATTGCAGAAAAAAAAACAAAATGGCCAATTCTTGAAGTTAAAATTGGCTCATTTTTGCTTCCTATTTTAGGTCTTGCCATTTTTTTAATTGGCATCGGTTATCTTTTAAAATTTGTGATTGAACAGCATTTATTAAATCCATCATTAATTTTAGGTATGCTTATAACTACTGCAAGTTTATTATTATTTTTGGGAGAATATTTTCGCAATCAATATCCACGTTTAATAGTAGGTTCTACAATAAGTAGCCTTATCCTTTTTTATAGTGCATGGTACTTGGGAATTACGACAACTACATTGTTATCTGAATGGTGGGTTTTTATTTTAGAAATACTTACTATGGTTACCGGATTATTTTTATCAATAAGATACCAATCAAATTTAATTGGTCTATTTGCTTTGTTCGGAGGCTTTTTAATGCCTCTTATTGTTCATCCCGTATTAGTCAGGCCTCTTTATTTAATTAGCTATTTAAGTTTATTAGGTTTTATTGCATCGCTATTTAGTGCAATAAAAAATTGGGTAAGTTATTCATATGTAAGTCTATTTTTTTTGATTTGGTATTATCATCGATTTATTTTTAGCATGTCCGGGCTATACCAAGTAATATTTATTTTAAATATTTGGCTGTTGTATACGATAATTCCTTATTTATCGAGTTTTTTTATTCAAAGTAAAATACAAATTCGCAATGTATTACTAATTATTTTAAGTTCTTTATTTACTATATTTGCATTGTATTTATTGCTTTGCCACAAAAAAAGCTACATAACAATACTTAAGTCTCTTTCAGATCAATCAATTTTAAATTATTTGTTAATATTTTTTGCCGGAATATATTTTGGGTTATTTGGTATTTTATATTTCTATGCAAGACATTCCCGTTCCTTGATATATAAATTATCATTATTATTTAATACGCTACAGTTTTTAGCTTCTGGAAGTACTATTTATAGTATTCTAATTTCTTTTTCTGGATACTATCAAAATGCAATGCTTTCTTTTTTTGCCGTACTCTTGTTGGCATTAAGCTTCATGGTTAATTTAAGACTAATGCGTGTAATTCCTTATATTATCTGGATTTATGTTGGATATCATTTAGCAACATTATTGCTCTATAGATGGCCAGCATTAATAACATTGAATGAAATAAATATTAGTATCGGAATAATTGTAATTTCTTTATTGAGTGCAATTTGGCTAAGTCGTCGATATAAAATGTATCTAACTGGTTATGAAATGCGTGCGTCAGGTTTGTTAGAAATAGGATTAATTTTTGTAATTATCTATTGGTTGCATACAAAAGTATGGCAATCACCTTATCATATTCTAGGGTTAGCGTTCTTTTCTTTGCTGGTGTTTTTAATTGGTATTTATGATCAACGAAAAATTATTCGCCAATGTGCTTATATGGTTTTTGGTTTGTCGCTATTTTATTTTGGGCTCGTATATTTTTTTCATAATCTCGTAAATCCTTATTGGATAATTCGTTTAAATATATTATTTTTGGTTTTTACGATTATTTCTTTTACTTATTGTTATGCGGTCAGAAAATGGTTTTCAGTATTTGGTGCTAAAGAATATCAAATAATAACTATTGCATCAGATGTTGGTGCCGCTTTTTTTATTTTTTCTTGGATTCGTGCGCTTATTATCATTAATTTTGATGAATTGAGCATGCATAGTTCTTTTTTTGCAAAACGATTAATGGGTTATTCTATGAAAAATGATAAGTTAGTGAGAACAGAATTTACGAATATATTATTAATTATTTATTACATTTTCTATTCAATAGCACTTATTTTTATAGGATTATGGCAGAAAAGCAGTCAGATTCGTATTTTAGGTTTGACGATTATTGGCTTTACCGTTATTAGGCTGCTTTATATGATTATGCAATCCACGCATTTAATCTATAAAATTATAGCATTTTTAGTGGTAGGTGGTCTTCTCATTTTTGCTTCTTATCTATATAATAAAATAAAGAAAGATTAA
- a CDS encoding NUDIX domain-containing protein: MIKEFSAGLIVFFQQPDKDREYLLLHYQSGHWDFPKGHIENDESKKEAAKRELKEETNLEAHIIDGFEESLSYFHHLPKTNELAFKVVCFFVGVVKEKNVQLSHEHIDYAWMPYDKALKKLTYDNAKEMLKKVETFLNNQKAYK; the protein is encoded by the coding sequence ATGATAAAAGAATTTTCTGCAGGATTAATTGTTTTTTTTCAGCAACCAGATAAAGATCGTGAATATTTATTATTACATTATCAATCAGGACATTGGGATTTCCCAAAAGGCCATATCGAAAATGATGAATCAAAAAAAGAAGCAGCAAAACGAGAATTAAAAGAAGAAACCAATCTTGAAGCGCATATAATAGATGGTTTTGAAGAATCATTATCGTATTTTCATCATTTGCCAAAAACAAATGAATTAGCTTTTAAAGTAGTATGTTTTTTTGTTGGTGTTGTAAAAGAAAAAAACGTGCAATTATCACATGAACATATCGATTATGCATGGATGCCATATGATAAAGCATTGAAAAAGTTAACATATGATAATGCAAAAGAGATGCTCAAAAAAGTTGAAACTTTTTTAAATAATCAAAAAGCATACAAATAG
- the murJ gene encoding murein biosynthesis integral membrane protein MurJ, with translation MLTKQTILKKTLQVGGSTIFSRALGLIREVLMANYLGAGPLAEAFITAYKIPNSLRKIFAEGALSVAFIPTFVTIAKKDGKEQINKLMSLALILFEGALLIICLLAIWKADWVIRLVAPGWFSIDKVTLIPATGIQFIDVFTEGFNSIWSVFVDKSVEPTWYVAHAISFLRILMSFILFLSTSALIAGVLQSMHHFFVPAFSPVLLNIVYIFGLFVCVTFKLSPIYLCLFIIGGGIIQLILHIIVYVKLGFGLGKIDYKTWQYFKDVWRKFLPCLFSMSVMEIYLFIDTSFGSYLPGAIAHLYYANRFMQIPLGVIATALSTILLPHFSRIGVYAPKRLGFYLLESSKLIFWTMIPISLVMAMVSHKIFFTLFLSEKFTLFDVHQTSIIFIAFLYGLVFFSLNKILLNLFYALHETKIPMYISIIATVSNFIFSYLLMKIWGAYGIAMATTLCGVIQTLLFVFFLQYSFDFILYIKRFFEFLFYCSIQWLVFGSLFLVCYLGIIKLLSKIHLSTFLLTKIGFWLWFLPLASILFLGLYKSRRFFGIHLYFLD, from the coding sequence GTGCTGACAAAACAAACCATACTCAAAAAAACACTGCAAGTAGGTGGCTCAACCATCTTTAGTAGAGCATTAGGGCTCATAAGAGAAGTGCTTATGGCTAATTATTTAGGAGCCGGGCCTTTGGCTGAAGCTTTTATTACCGCTTATAAAATACCTAATTCATTACGAAAAATTTTTGCAGAAGGTGCATTAAGTGTTGCATTCATTCCTACATTTGTCACCATTGCAAAAAAAGATGGTAAAGAACAAATAAATAAATTAATGAGCTTAGCATTAATATTATTTGAAGGCGCACTCTTAATTATTTGTTTATTGGCAATTTGGAAAGCTGACTGGGTAATACGTTTAGTCGCTCCAGGATGGTTTTCAATTGATAAAGTTACCTTAATTCCTGCAACCGGTATTCAATTTATTGATGTATTTACTGAGGGTTTTAATTCGATTTGGTCAGTATTTGTTGATAAATCAGTAGAGCCAACATGGTATGTAGCGCATGCAATATCTTTTTTGCGTATTTTGATGAGTTTTATTTTATTTTTATCAACAAGTGCATTAATTGCTGGCGTATTACAATCAATGCATCATTTTTTTGTACCAGCTTTTTCTCCAGTATTATTAAATATTGTATATATTTTTGGTCTTTTTGTTTGTGTGACTTTTAAGCTATCACCAATTTATTTATGCTTATTTATTATTGGCGGCGGCATTATTCAATTGATTCTACATATAATTGTATATGTAAAACTTGGATTTGGCCTTGGTAAGATTGATTATAAAACTTGGCAGTATTTTAAAGATGTATGGAGAAAATTTTTGCCTTGCTTGTTTAGTATGAGTGTGATGGAGATTTACTTATTTATTGATACGAGTTTTGGTTCTTATTTACCAGGTGCTATTGCACATCTTTATTATGCAAATCGATTTATGCAGATTCCACTAGGAGTGATTGCTACCGCATTATCAACTATTTTATTGCCTCATTTTTCACGTATTGGGGTTTATGCTCCAAAACGATTAGGATTTTATTTACTTGAATCATCAAAGCTCATTTTTTGGACGATGATTCCAATAAGTTTAGTTATGGCGATGGTCTCGCATAAGATTTTTTTTACTTTATTCCTTTCAGAAAAATTTACTCTCTTTGATGTTCATCAAACAAGCATTATATTTATTGCGTTTTTATATGGTTTAGTATTTTTTTCGTTGAATAAAATTTTGTTAAATTTATTTTATGCGTTGCATGAAACAAAAATACCAATGTACATATCGATTATTGCAACAGTTAGCAATTTTATTTTTAGTTATTTACTTATGAAAATATGGGGAGCATACGGTATAGCAATGGCAACAACCTTATGTGGTGTCATTCAAACCTTGTTATTTGTTTTCTTTTTACAATATTCATTTGATTTTATTTTATATATTAAGCGTTTTTTTGAATTTCTTTTTTATTGTTCTATACAATGGCTTGTGTTTGGTTCTCTATTTTTAGTTTGCTATTTAGGAATAATAAAGCTATTGAGCAAAATACATTTATCGACATTTTTATTAACAAAAATTGGTTTTTGGTTATGGTTTTTGCCTTTGGCTAGCATTTTATTTTTAGGGTTGTATAAAAGTAGGCGTTTTTTTGGTATTCATCTTTATTTTTTAGATTAA
- a CDS encoding ABC transporter ATP-binding protein gives MPIKQINIKNITKQFMRHDGKMVSVIDDISLSLEKNNTYAFMGVSGSGKSTLLHIIACFDQPTTGIVYFNNMPYNQLPSSAQQHIRTSSLGFVFQSPYLIDELTIIENVMLKGLIGRMEKKECTERAHSLLELVGLLKEKDQFPYTLSGGQQQRVALARALISQPDFLFADEPTGNLDQSTALDIITLLITLHRTYKMGLVINTHDSTIAHYINTVFLLHKGKITQENLKNSMREKEI, from the coding sequence ATGCCTATTAAACAAATAAACATTAAAAATATAACTAAGCAATTTATGCGTCATGATGGGAAAATGGTTTCGGTTATTGACGATATTAGCTTATCGCTTGAGAAAAATAATACTTATGCTTTTATGGGTGTTTCAGGGTCTGGCAAATCTACATTGCTTCATATAATTGCTTGTTTTGACCAACCCACAACAGGAATTGTCTATTTTAATAATATGCCTTATAATCAATTGCCATCATCTGCGCAGCAGCATATAAGAACAAGTTCTTTGGGTTTTGTTTTTCAGTCTCCTTATTTGATTGATGAGCTTACAATTATTGAAAATGTGATGCTAAAAGGGTTGATTGGCAGAATGGAAAAAAAAGAATGTACAGAGCGTGCACATAGCTTGCTTGAGCTTGTAGGCCTTTTAAAAGAAAAAGATCAATTTCCCTACACACTATCAGGAGGGCAGCAGCAGCGCGTAGCATTAGCGCGAGCCTTAATCTCACAACCAGATTTTTTATTTGCTGATGAACCAACAGGAAATTTGGATCAAAGCACAGCACTCGATATTATTACTCTCTTAATAACGCTACATCGCACTTATAAAATGGGCTTAGTTATCAATACTCATGATAGTACTATTGCTCACTACATAAATACCGTATTTTTATTGCATAAAGGTAAGATTACACAAGAGAATTTGAAAAATTCTATGCGAGAAAAGGAAATATAA